The DNA segment CACGAACTGAACATGAGTATGTCGTGGTGCCTGGAACGTCTATTTCTCTGCCCAACCCAAAGCGCCCGAAGGTGTCAATCAGTACAATGTGTAACCTATCAACCCGAACACCTGTTACCTATCAGCCCAGTCTGTACAGGGGAGAGGGTTGGGGGTGAGGAGGTCTTTTTGCTACAATGGCCCTTTACGCTGGGAAGTGTCAAGACGTATCAGGGCAGATTTGGTGTGCAAATGGAAAGATTTCAGGAGATTCACCCTCACCCTCACCCGTCGAGGGAGAGGGGACATCCGCGCTGTGGCGAGGGTTTTGCAATGGTCTCCTGGGGGAGAGGGCCGGGGTGAGGGGGAGATGCAGCGTTGCGGCAATGAAGAGAGACATGCAACCAGAAGGAACGCGTCCCAGCCGGAGGACGCAGACGCAGAGCCTGCCCCGTACTTGATACGGGGTTACAAACGTGTCCTGAGCTTGTCGAAGGGCCTGCGCTACCGGGCAGGGCACCGAGAACCGCATGTTCTTCACCCCGGCGGTTGATGCGACAACAGTGGGGACAAGCCCCGCGCAACGTGGAATCAGCGAGCCTGCTCTGCTAGTATTTTTCCCTAACGGGCTTCGGCAAGCGCGCCGCTCAGTTCATCCGCGTGGGCGGCCACTTTGGCAAAGGCAGCCACGTACTGGTCGATCAACTCATCCGCCGGACGGGTGAAACTGGGCACACGAATTGAGTCATAAGGGATCTCGGGATCCTCGGTGACGGGGAGCGTGACGCTGCTGTAGTCAATTCTTGTGACGTTAGGACCCAGGACCTCCCACAGTACGTCTCCTGTCCCGTGTTCGTTGCCCTGGAAAACCGGATGCTTGTGAAGCATGTGGGTAAGTCCGTTAGCGTGCGGCGTGAGTGTGTCCTTTTGTGCGGGCGACGAGACTTGCGCCCCTTCGGCCTGCAGCACCTCCAGCAGCCGTGCGCGAGTAATGCCGCCGAGTTTGTCGGAATCGAACATGATGCGTCCGCTTTGGTACGGCGATGGAAAGTAAGAGGGGAAGTCCGGTGCGGCGAAGCCTTCGATGGCAGCGATGGCCTCTCCCAGCTTGTCGGTGTTCGCATGGCGCACGGCAAGACGCTCTACCCAATACTTCATCTGAACGGCGCCGATGGCAGCGCTTATCGTCGCCATGCGATACTTCTCGCCAAAGCTGAAGCCGGTCATCGCGCGCCACTTGGGATTGGGCAATTCGCGCAGGCGTTCGTAATGCCCCAGGCAAGCAGCACGTTGGTACACCTCAGTGTCGTTGGTCATGAAGACCCCGCCTTCACCGGCGGAGGTGCACTTGCCATGCTGGAAGCTGATGGCGGAGGCGTCACCGATAGATCCGGCCATGCGTCCGCGGTGCGTCGTTCCTTGGGAGATGCAATTGTCTTCCACTACGCGCAATGCGTGCCGGCCGGCGATGTTCATGATAGAGTCCATGTCCGCCGGGCAGCCGGGCCAATGCACGACCATGATGGCTTTCGTGCGGGGCGTGATCTTCCGCTCCACGTCTGCGGGGTCGAGGGTAAGCGTAACCGGATCAATGTCGGCAAAGACCGGCACGGCGCCGCTGCCGACGATGGGCAAGCAGTTGAACGGATGGATGGCCGATTGCGCAATGACCTCGTCCCCCTTGCCGACACCAACGCCGAAGAGCGCTGCCCGCAACGATGCCGTTCCTGACGAATGCGCCAAGGCATGCTTAACGCCCCACGTTTCCGCTACCCGCCGTTCCAAGTCGGTGATCGGCCCCGGCCCGCCGAACTGGCTGGCGAGGGCATGATTGCGGATGAGATCTGAAACGACGTCTACCTCTTCCTCGGTGTAAATCGGCCACTGCACGTAGTAGTCGTGTTCCAACGTGACGGCCTGTTCGCCGCCCAGGATTGCGGGTAGTGCTGACATGGTCTTCCCTCGCTAAAGTTACGGACGATTTCTTGCCGTACAGTCCCCTATGCTACGTCTGCAATCAGTCTCGTGAGCAAGCGTCACGCTTTAAACCGGCTATGCGCCGTGTGGGATTCCCAGTTCCGCACAGATGCCCTTGACATAGGCGAAGTCCGCTTTCGTCTGCTCAATGAGTTCGTCGTGGTCCAGGCTCTTCCACGAGGCGGCGCCTTGGTATTCGCTATGGAAGGAGGCATAGCCGTCGTAGCCAATCTGCTTGAGGTAGCCGAATGCTTCGGTGTACGGCGTGAAGCCGCGATCGAGGGGAACGAGCTTCCGGTTCCACTTACACTCACCAGTCTTGGCGTCTTCTTCCCAGAACTGTCCCATGTTCTTCATCGCGAGCATCACCAGTCGGTCGGAGAGCAGGTCAAGGCCTTGAATCCAGCCGCCAAAGCTGCCTTCAATACCCATATGGCCCAGGTCGGCGTAGAGACCGATAGCCTGTGGATCGAAGCCCTCGATCTGCAGTCCGATGATGGGAGCCATCGCAGCCAAGTTTGGACCGGAGTGGACGTGCATGCCGCCGCACATGTCGTATTTGTGGCAGAGGCGTTCGATACTTTGGACGGCAACTCGCACCTCGGCAAGCTGGCGCTTGATATTACCGAAGCCGTCGTACTTGTGGTAGCCGAGCTTGAACTGCGATATACCCAGATCGCTGGCTGTTGCCAGGATGTCCTCGGCGTGGGGCGCATCGGCGCTGTAAATGTTGGTCGTAATCCAGCCGACTTCCAAGCCCCGATCTCGTATGGCTTTGACGGCTTTGGGAAGATCCGTCTTGACGTTTTCGGGCAGCACATGGCCGGGGCTGCGCACGGTCAGATCGACGCCGTCAAAGCCGATGCCGGCAATCGTATCCGCCAGTTCCTCGTAGCTGAGATGCTCAAGATGCTTGGTGAACATGATGAACTTCATATGAGTAGAAACTCCTTGCCGTAGTTAGGGAAAGTTGCTGCTGCGGGCTAGTTTAGCGATTTTTGCGCTCCCTGTCCATGTGTAATTGCATCATTGGGATGACGTATCTTCGGTCGCGGACGAGGCCATGTGGTTCAAAACCATCCAGGGCTGCGCTATACTAGGCAAGTGACGACTATCACAACTCTGTGGGAAGGAAGAGAGCGGCATGACCGACTGGCCTGCCAAAGAGAAGCAGTATTACATGAACACATTCAACCGCCTACCGGTTACGTTGGTATCCGGCGATGGCTCATGGGTGTGGGATGACCGCGGCAGGCGTTACCTGGACTTCTTGCAAGGCATTGCTGTAAATGCACTGGGACATGCGCATCCGGTACAGGTGAAAGCGATTGCCCAGCAAGCTACAACTCTGCTCCATACTTCCTCGCTCTTTCATGTGCCGCGGCAGTATGAATTAGCCGAGCTACTGGTAGAAAACTCCGCGCTGGATCGGGTCTTCTTTGTGAATAGCGGTTCGGAGGCGCTCGAGACGACTATCAAGATCGTCAGAAAGTACGGCAAGTTGAACCGCGACGGGGCGCATGAAATTATCGTTATGAGCAACGCCTTTCACGGACGCACGATAGCTGCCGTGGCCGCCACAGCGAATCCGCACTACCAGGAAGACTTCGTCCCCATGCCGGCGGGTTTCGTGCGGGTGCCCTTCAACGACCTTGCGGCGGCACAAGCGGCGGTGGGACCGAAGACGGCCGGCATCTTGGTGGAGCTCATTCAGGGCGAGGGCGGCGTTTACGAGGCCGACCAGGATTACGTGCAAGGGCTGCGCAATCTCTGTGACGAAAACAATCTGCTGTTGGCGTTGGACGAAGTGCAGACCGGCATCGGCCGCACGGGACGAATGTTCGCTTACGAGCACTATGGCATTCAGCCGGACGTGATGGCGCTGGCAAAGGCGCTCGGCGGTGGATTGCCTATTGGAGCGTGTATGGTCAACGAGCGGGCCGCGGTCTTTGTGCCTGGCGATCACGGCTCCACGTTTGGCGGCAATCCGTTCATCTGCGCTGGCGCTGCGGCCGTGGTGCGGCATGTCATCGAGAATGAATTGTGGCAGAATGCCGCCCGCCAGGAAGGACGCATCAAGGCCGGACTTGCTGAAATCAGCGCCCGAAACGGCAACGCAATTACGAATATCCGCGGCAAGGGCTTGCTCCTGGCATTCGACTTAGGTGAAGAACGGGCGGA comes from the Chloroflexota bacterium genome and includes:
- a CDS encoding TIM barrel protein, producing MKFIMFTKHLEHLSYEELADTIAGIGFDGVDLTVRSPGHVLPENVKTDLPKAVKAIRDRGLEVGWITTNIYSADAPHAEDILATASDLGISQFKLGYHKYDGFGNIKRQLAEVRVAVQSIERLCHKYDMCGGMHVHSGPNLAAMAPIIGLQIEGFDPQAIGLYADLGHMGIEGSFGGWIQGLDLLSDRLVMLAMKNMGQFWEEDAKTGECKWNRKLVPLDRGFTPYTEAFGYLKQIGYDGYASFHSEYQGAASWKSLDHDELIEQTKADFAYVKGICAELGIPHGA
- a CDS encoding aspartate aminotransferase family protein, which encodes MTDWPAKEKQYYMNTFNRLPVTLVSGDGSWVWDDRGRRYLDFLQGIAVNALGHAHPVQVKAIAQQATTLLHTSSLFHVPRQYELAELLVENSALDRVFFVNSGSEALETTIKIVRKYGKLNRDGAHEIIVMSNAFHGRTIAAVAATANPHYQEDFVPMPAGFVRVPFNDLAAAQAAVGPKTAGILVELIQGEGGVYEADQDYVQGLRNLCDENNLLLALDEVQTGIGRTGRMFAYEHYGIQPDVMALAKALGGGLPIGACMVNERAAVFVPGDHGSTFGGNPFICAGAAAVVRHVIENELWQNAARQEGRIKAGLAEISARNGNAITNIRGKGLLLAFDLGEERAEKFLAHALECGLIVNRVAPPSIRMAPALTLTDAEADEGLTRIEKTLQGIL
- a CDS encoding DegT/DnrJ/EryC1/StrS family aminotransferase, whose protein sequence is MSALPAILGGEQAVTLEHDYYVQWPIYTEEEVDVVSDLIRNHALASQFGGPGPITDLERRVAETWGVKHALAHSSGTASLRAALFGVGVGKGDEVIAQSAIHPFNCLPIVGSGAVPVFADIDPVTLTLDPADVERKITPRTKAIMVVHWPGCPADMDSIMNIAGRHALRVVEDNCISQGTTHRGRMAGSIGDASAISFQHGKCTSAGEGGVFMTNDTEVYQRAACLGHYERLRELPNPKWRAMTGFSFGEKYRMATISAAIGAVQMKYWVERLAVRHANTDKLGEAIAAIEGFAAPDFPSYFPSPYQSGRIMFDSDKLGGITRARLLEVLQAEGAQVSSPAQKDTLTPHANGLTHMLHKHPVFQGNEHGTGDVLWEVLGPNVTRIDYSSVTLPVTEDPEIPYDSIRVPSFTRPADELIDQYVAAFAKVAAHADELSGALAEAR